The following are from one region of the Aspergillus chevalieri M1 DNA, chromosome 1, nearly complete sequence genome:
- a CDS encoding NAD-dependent epimerase/dehydratase family protein (COG:E,I;~EggNog:ENOG410PIIP;~InterPro:IPR036291,IPR001509;~PFAM:PF04321,PF01073,PF01370;~go_function: GO:0003824 - catalytic activity [Evidence IEA]), producing the protein MAEGKKPAVLIVGGLGFIGRHFALYLHQNNLASEVRLVDKVLPQLAWLAPEFQEACSKDKFVQADASREQHFPRIFDRANGEQFDYVINCGGETRHSQPDDVYEVRSYALAVALGKEVARRGIRSFVECSTAHVYKGGATPRKEDDKLQPWHRLAKWKMKASEELKKIPGLNYCLVRLPHVYGEYDHGYFAMGVCLARVYLDLQRDLELLHTKDLKVNTLYVQDAASALWKAAEWRASTTDSPQMAFNVVDHGDTRQGHLAEALDAVFGLKCSFLGSVASQFAKLNLDEVVDDMNEVSLQVWAELLEKKGIERPGPISPFLERDVLKDQDMSIDGTLFEITTGWKPSRERFDADGVRAMVESYKRMGWWP; encoded by the exons ATGGCTGAAGGAAAGAAACCAGCAGTCTTGATTGTCGGAGGATTGG GATTCATTGGTCGTCACTTCGCCCTGTACCTCCACCAAAACAATCTCGCATCGGAAGTCCGTCTCGTTGATAAGGTGCTACCTCAGCTGGCTTGGCTGGCACCCGAATTTCAGGAAGCCTGTTCCAAGGATAAGTTCGTTCAGGCCGATGCCAGTCGGGAAC AGCACTTCCCACGGATATTCGACCGAGCCAATGGCGAACAGTTCGACTACGTGATCAACTGTGGCGGCGAAACCAGACACTCCCAGCCCGATGACGTCTACGAGGTCCGTAGCTATGCCCTGGCCGTGGCACTAGGCAAGGAAGTCGCTCGTCGCGGGATCCGATCCTTCGTCGAATGCTCGACCGCCCATGTTTACAAGGGTGGAGCGACCCCGCGGAAAGAGGACGACAAGCTTCAGCCCTGGCACCGCTTGGCGAAGTGGAAAATGAAGGCTAGTgaggaattgaagaagaTCCCTGGCCTCAATTACTGTCTTGTGCGCCTGCCCCACGTCTATGGTGAATACGACCATGGTTACTTCGCCATGGGTGTTTGCCTCGCACGCGTGTACTTGGATTTGCAGCGGGATTTGGAACTGCTCCACACCAAGGACTTGAAGGTCAACACTCTCTACGTTCAGGATGCTGCGAGTGCCTTGTGGAAGGCCGCTGAGTGGAGAGCCAGCACAACAGACTCCCCTCAAATGGCCTTCAACGTGGTCGACCATGGCGACACCCGTCAGGGTCATCTGGCAGAGGCCCTGGATGCCGTATTCGGACTCAAGTGTTCTTTCCTGGGCTCCGTGGCGTCCCAATTCGCCAAGTTGAACCTGGACGAAGTCGTCGATGACATGAACGAAGTCAGCTTGCAGGTCTGGGCTGAGTTACTTGAAAAGAAGGGCATTGAGCGCCCCGGCCCAATCAGCCCCTTCCTCGAACGCGACGTGCTTAAGGACCAGGACATGTCCATTGACGGCACGCTCTTCGAGATTACCACCGGCTGGAAGCCCAGCCGGGAACGATTCGACGCCGATGGTGTCCGCGCAATGGTCGAGAGTTACAAGCGCATGGGCTGGTGGCCATAG
- a CDS encoding uncharacterized protein (COG:S;~EggNog:ENOG410Q2SM): protein MLEQENELRSCAREFVKRYERLYWGSEENRRKYLMPGSFVDSPEAMEITRVITILLERKARNILKGGEKSKKESTRDSIFLSSPLPKSEPQSPTFTLYGGSSPQAPGIPITRETSDRQVKRKAYGIFETPPQVPVSNGVQISSSNKSLISFCGIALLDKDGPLPKKRPSEPRSVSPTPAPAVHVIDVDVNDMHDEENAPNIPDRSTVREESQTISVDSSGDKEDSNINTNTNGNDQRAFHKPYAYKSSFPVKTTFLVSSSTQPSMGSVWVPFRDFNSASLLLSYMAAECHPEDWQSLDLGQSPSRQPNNEISRNGASSSSSQNIIAATVKLE from the exons ATGCtggagcaggagaatgagCTGCGGTCTTGCGCGAGGGAGTTTGTGAAGAGGTATGAGAGGTTGTATTGGGGGAGCGAGGAGAATCGGAGGAAGTATCTTATGCCGGGTTCTTTTGTTGATTCGCCGGAGGCTATGGA GATTACCAGGGTTATCACGATTCTTCTGGAGAGAAAAGCGCGCAATATCCTCAAGGGCGGCGAGAAGTCCAAGAAG GAATCGACCCGCGACAgcatcttcctctcctcgcCTCTACCCAAATCCGAGCCCCAATCGCCAACTTTCACCCTGTACGGGGGCAGCTCACCCCAAGCCCCTGGCATCCCTATCACCCGCGAGACGAGCGACAGACAGGTGAAGCGAAAGGCCTATGGCATATTCGAAACGCCGCCTCAAGTCCCGGTTAGCAATGGCGTGCAGATATCAAGCTCGAATAAAAGTCTCATTTCATTCTGCGGCATAGCTCTGCTCGATAAAGATGGACCTCTTCCCAAGAAACGACCCTCCGAGCCGCGCAGTGTATCGCCAACGCCCGCTCCCGCTGTGCATGTGATTGACGTGGACGTGAACGACATGCACGATGAGGAAAACGCCCCGAATATCCCTGACCGCAGCACTGTCCGGGAGGAATCTCAGACCATCTCTGTAGACAGTTCAGGAGACAAAGAGGACAGCAACAttaacaccaacaccaacggcAATGACCAGCGCGCCTTTCACAAGCCTTACGCGTACAAATCCTCATTCCCCGTAAAGACCACGTTCCTGGTCTCCTCCAGCACACAACCCAGCATGGGTTCTGTCTGGGTTCCCTTCCGCGACTTTAACTCAGCCTCATTGTTGCTGTCCTATATGGCGGCTGAGTGTCACCCGGAGGATTGGCAGAGCCTAGATCTAGGTCAATCGCCGAGCAGGCAACCAAATAACGAGATTAGTCGCAATGGGGCTAGTTCATCGTCATCGCAGAATATCATTGCGGCGACCGTCAAGCTGGAATAG
- a CDS encoding uncharacterized protein (COG:U;~EggNog:ENOG410PKA7;~InterPro:IPR041212,IPR023175,IPR039431;~PFAM:PF18097,PF04652) codes for MNNIPASLRSADIGRFAARAAQVERVKPAIAYWCNFWIVNQIIEKGLHTADDETKLYTTNLVDKLEQVKSENADNDTITDNVAAHAYVEQFALEVFNRADTTMGANKVTKQTADTFQAAATFLELCQIWNAPDAETAAKIKFAKYHAVRIVKAIKAGEDPNATNPVRQQEWEDVEEEGPAEQDVQAFDKSVAQRAAQPSVEDAPDESTSASPNLPSAPQNLPTSSSAEEPGLNLPSAPETFGSTPNLPDTPSNLGVSQLAPPPISPSNPPDVPYDPSSFYNKPPANVVTPPPAQPSPGIPAVSRTVPQPAPAPAAAPAPVPAPVPIPAATPASGPSLNLQDADDQTIALAQKHARWAVSALTFDDVNTAIKELRNSLKCLGAE; via the exons ATGAATAATATTCCAGCCTCTTTAAGATCCGCAGACATCGGGCGCTTTGCTGCCAGAGCAGCCCAGGTTGAGCGGGTGAAGCCCGCCATTGCTTATTGGT GTAATTTCTGGATCGTAAACCAGATTATCGAAAAAGGCCTGCACACGGCAGACGACGAGACCAAGCTGTACACCACGAACCTCGTTGATAAGCTCGAACAA GTTAAAAGCGAGAATGCGGATAATGATACTATAACGGATAATGTGGCTGCACATGCCTACGTTGAGCAGTTTGCGCTGGAGGTCTTTAATCGTGCGGATACGACCATGGGCGCCAATAAGGTTACCAA ACAAACGGCAGATACTTTTCAAGCCGCTGCTACATTCCTCGAACTGTGCCAGATCTGGAACGCCCCGGACGCCGAAACCGCCGCCAAAATCAAGTTCGCCAAATACCATGCAGTGAGGATAGTGAAAGCGATTAAGGCTGGCGAAGACCCGAATGCGACGAACCCGGTTAGACAACAAGAATGGGAGGAtgtcgaggaagagggaccAGCCGAGCAGGATGTGCAGGCGTTCGATAAATCTGTTGCGCAACGAGCAGCGCAGCCATCTGTGGAGGATGCCCCTGATGAATCGACATCTGCATCGCCAAATCTCCCTTCCGCACCGCAAAACCTTCCTACTTCTTCATCGGCCGAGGAACCAGGTTTGAACCTGCCATCGGCGCCAGAGACATTTGGATCAACACCAAATCTTCCGGATACACCGTCGAACCTGGGGGTGTCTCAGCTGGCACCACCGCCGATATCGCCTTCGAACCCGCCAGACGTCCCTTATGATCCTAGCTCGTTCTACAATAAACCTCCTGCGAATGTTGTGACTCCCCCGCCTGCACAACCATCTCCGGGAATCCCTGCAGTATCACGCACAGTCCCGCAACCTGCTCCTGCGCCTGCGGCAGCTCCCGCACCCGTTCCTGCACCTGTGCCAATCCCTGCGGCAACACCTGCATCGGGACCGTCGTTGAACCTGCAAGATGCCGATGACCAGACCATTGCACTAGCGCAGAAGCATGCGCGGTGGGCTGTATCAGCGTTGACATTTGACGATGTCAACACAGCGATTAAGGAATTGAGGAACTCATTAAAATGCCTTGGGGCAGAATGA
- the RIM13 gene encoding calpain-like protease PalBory (COG:O,T;~EggNog:ENOG410PMBU;~InterPro:IPR022682,IPR022683,IPR007330,IPR022684, IPR036213,IPR036181,IPR038765,IPR001300;~MEROPS:MER0005406;~PFAM:PF01067,PF00648;~go_function: GO:0004198 - calcium-dependent cysteine-type endopeptidase activity [Evidence IEA];~go_process: GO:0006508 - proteolysis [Evidence IEA]), which produces MSRPNAPSQKSLVAQALKAERDVCNASSQKQALEAAIEAAEQYMKALKLAVSPKDKQALDTKCKEWLTRAERIKGVRDWQSATPADQNGTPRLQPPVSTRKLSTREEIILLEGAKLNGFIFPPWASAPKPEEFQQDGGKLFLDKPDLHLSSSQRDIFAGWKRPQELLAMNFSNKEHPLTPTMFVSTKTDLVQDVLTDCSVVASLCATTSRLERGLDKRFSPVSYPFDEHGNSQETLSGKYIFCFYFNGCFRKVVIDDRLPASKTSRSLHVVDRNNSNFLWPALVEKAYLKLRGGYDFPGSNSGTDLWVLTGWIPEQVFLHQEDVTGEQLWKRLLKAFHYGDVLLTIGTGELTEREQTELGLVSGHDYAILDMRESRGRRQMLVKNPWAGPNTARALTRTRKSSDPRHDPLSPGTFWMDLDRVLQHFENLYLNWNPGLFNHREDFHFTWDLANGKGIPGCFVKNPQFAVSSELGGTVWLLLGKHFKTSTGSETHGELGFISIYVFNANGQRVSLSDGALHRGPYVDSPNTLMRLEMPPYTTYTAVVAEQGLPALSQNFTLSTFSTAPANIAQSKERHTCMRKVHGAWTRSTAGGNAESARYPLNPQYALQVPEMTEVSILLESSEPELATHVKLFWSNGKRVSNAKSRDIIADSGDYRRGCALAETRALGKGQYTIVCSTFAPNQLGRFMLWISSTIPCEVRPLAAEGAGQRAVLSDVGILPPGKDRMLVSLQTPRMTRVKLIARSRQSLIGDRAVGPSPMLMTVELGQGPYKETLAVSEDGSYSDSLAGIRIEDLDLQPGLEQKGGVWIVIERIGGPGGQVEDHLEVEALAEERVEIGEWIVEDA; this is translated from the exons ATGTCGAGACCTAATGCTCCATCGCAAAAGTCTCTGGTGGCTCAAGCTCTG AAAGCTGAGCGGGATGTGTGCAATGCTAGCTCACAGAAGCAAGCTTTGGAGGCGGCCATTGAAGCCGCTGAGCAGTACATGAAGGCACTGAAACTGGCCGTATCTCCCAAAGATAAACAAGCATTGGACACAAAGTGCAAGGAATGGCTTACCAGGGCCGAGAGGATTAAAGGGGTTCGAGACTGGCAATCGGCAACTCCGGCGGATCAGAATGGCACACCAAGACTACAGCCACCGGTTTCTACACGGAAGCTCAGTACTCGTGAGGAAATCATTCTTCTCGAGGGAGCGAAACTGAACGGATTCATATTTCCGCCATGGGCAAGTGCCCCAAAGCCAGAGGAGTTCCAGCAAGATGGAGGAAAGCTGTTTCT GGACAAACCCGATCTTCACTTATCCAGCTCGCAAAGGGACATTTTTGCAGGTTGGAAACGACCTCAGGAACTACTGGCCATGAACTTTAGCAATAAAGAACACCCCTTGACCCCGACTATGTTTGTTTCAACAAAAACAGACCTCGTGCAGGACGTCTTAACAGACTGCTCGGTGGTTGCTAGTCTTTGCGCCACCACTTCGAGGTTAGAGCGTGGCCTAGACAAG CGATTCTCTCCAGTATCTTATCCTTTTGATGAACACGGAAATTCTCAAGAGACGCTTTCTGGAAAGTACATCTTTTGCTTTTACTTTAACGGATGCTTTCGAAAGGTGGTCATAGATGATCGCCTACCGGCATCCAAGACCTCGAGATCGCTTCACGTGGTTGACCGAAATAACTCAAACTTTCTATGGCCAGCTCTCGTGGAGAAGGCATATTTGAAGCTTCGCGGCGGTTATGACTTTCCTGGAAGCAACTCCGGTACCGACCTCTGGGTATTGACGGGATGGATTCCTGAGCAGGTCTTCCTCCACCAAGAGGATGTGACAGGCGAGCAACTCTGGAAGCGATTGCTCAAGGCCTTTCACTATGGTGATGTCCTTCTGACCATCGGCACCGGCGAATTGACCGAAAGGGAGCAGACTGAACTGGGCCTTGTTAGTGGACATGATTATGCCATTCTGGACATGAGAGAGTCGAGAGGACGGCGTCAGATGCTTGTGAAAAACCCGTGGGCGGGACCAAACACCGCGCGTGCACTCACGAGGACACGCAAGTCGTCAGATCCACGACACGATCCGCTTTCCCCGGGAACTTTCTGGATGGACCTCGACAGAGTCCTGCAACATTTCGAAAATTTGTACTTGAACTGGAATCCAGGGCTCTTCAACCATCGCGAGGATTTCCATTTCACTTGGGATCTTGCAAACGGGAAAGGGATCCCGGGTTGCTTCGTGAAGAACCCGCAGTTTGCAGTGTCTTCCGAGCTTGGAGGAACCGTCTGGTTGCTTTTAGGAAAACATTTCAAAACTAGTACAGGCTCTGAGACCCATGGAGAACTGGGTTTCATCAGCATATACGTCTTTAATGCGAACGGGCAAAGGGTCTCCCTAAGCGATGGCGCGCTCCACCGTGGCCCATACGTCGATTCGCCCAACACCCTCATGAGGCTTGAGATGCCGCCTTATACGACTTACACCGCGGTGGTCGCTGAGCAAGGTCTACCTGCCTTGAGCCAAAACTTTACCTTGTCCACGTTTTCTACCGCCCCCGCTAATATTGCTCAATCGAAAGAAAGACACACGTGCATGCGGAAGGTTCACGGAGCTTGGACGAGATCGACAGCAGGTGGAAATGCCGAATCCGCCAGATACCCACTCAACCCGCAATATGCCTTGCAAGTTCCGGAAATGACCGAGGTATCTATCCTCCTGGAATCCTCCGAGCCCGAACTAGCCACGCACGTCAAGCTTTTCTGGTCAAACGGGAAGCGCGTATCGAATGCCAAAAGCCGAGACATAATTGCAGACAGTGGAGATTATCGCCGGGGTTGTGCTCTCGCAGAAACGAGAGCTTTAGGCAAAGGACAGTACACCATCGTTTGCTCTACGTTTGCACCGAATCAGCTTGGCCGGTTTATGCTCTGGATTTCCTCTACTATCCCGTGCGAGGTGAGGCCACTTGCAGCGGAGGGAGCAGGTCAACGAGCAGTGCTCTCAGATGTTGGCATCTTACCGCCAGGAAAAGATCGGATGCTGGTTTCGTTGCAAACTCCGCGGATGACCCGGGTCAAACTTATCGCAAGAAGCAGACAGTCATTGATCGGAGATCGCGCGGTTGGCCCTTCGCCGATGCTGATGACGGTTGAACTTGGACAGGGCCCGTACAAGGAGACGTTGGCAGTCTCGGAGGACGGATCGTACAGTGATTCCTTGGCTGGAATACGGATTGAAGACCTCGACTTGCAACCGGGACTTGAACAGAAGGGAGGTGTTTGGATTGTGATTGAACGAATTGGTGGACCGGGAGGACAGGTGGAGGATCATTTGGAGGTGGAAGCTCTGGCTGAGGAAAGAGTTGAGATTGGAGAATGGATAGTTGAGGATGCTTGA
- the ANT1 gene encoding putative peroxisomal carrier protein (COG:C;~EggNog:ENOG410PKE3;~InterPro:IPR018108,IPR023395,IPR002067;~PFAM:PF00153;~TransMembrane:2 (n10-21c26/27o74-95i116-138o);~go_process: GO:0055085 - transmembrane transport [Evidence IEA]), with product MTGQSKPMRLSPWQSAVAGATGAVLANAVVYPLDLVKTKLQVQVKNESSDDTVQYKSTMDAINKIVDSEGVSGLYSGIAGSLLGVASTNFAYFYWYTIVRTIYMASDKVPKPPGTAAELSLGAVAGAIAQIFTIPVSVITTRQQTQPKEDKRGFWETGKEVVDSEDGVSGLWRGLKASLILVVNPAITYGAYQRLKDILFAGKNNLKPWEAFLLGALSKSLATIATQPLIVAKVGLQSRPPPGREGKPFKSFGEVMRYILDKEGPIGLFKGIGPQITKGLLVQGLLMMTKERMELFFIMFFAYLRNLKEKKLQKTIDSAASTAKTSLPATLK from the exons ATGACGGGTCAATCGAAACCCATGCGTCTGTCCCCCTGGCAGAGCGCTGTGGCGGGTGCAACGGGTGCTGTACTTGCCAATGCCGTGGTCTATCCGCTTGATCT TGTTAAGACGAAACTCCAAGTCCAAGTCAAAAACGAGAGCTCAGACGATACGGTTCAATATAAGTCGACCATGGACGCCATCAATAAGATCGTGGATAGCGAAGGTGTCAGCGGTCTCTATTCTGGAATTGCTGGATCGCTTCTGGGTGTCGCATCGACCAACTTCGCCTACTTCTACTGGTACACCATCGTGAGAACCATCTACATGGCATCGGATAAGGTACCCAAGCCCCCGGGAACCGCTGCTGAGCTCAGTCTTGGTGCTGTGGCGGGTGCTATTGCCCAAATTTTCACCATCCCCGTCTCTGTTATCACCACCAGGCAACAGACCCAGCCCAAGGAGGACAAGAGAGGTTTCTGGGAGACTGGCAAGGAAGTCGTGGACAGTGAGGATGGTGTTTCTGGTCTCTGGAGAGGCCTCAAGGCCAGTTTGATCCTGGTTGTCAACCCGGCGATTACGTATGGTGCTTATCAGCGCCTGAAGGACATTCTCTTCGCTGGAAAGAACAACCTCAAGCCCTGGGAGGCTTTCC TCCTTGGTGCACTGTCCAAGTCACTAGCAACCATTGCAACCCAGCCATTGATTGTCGCCAAGGTTGGCCTTCAGTCTCGCCCTCCTCCGGGCCGGGAGGGCAAGCCATTCAAGAGCTTCGGTGAAGTAATGCGCTATATTCTCGACAAAGAAGGGCCAATTGGACTCTTCAAGGGCATTGGGCCCCAGATCACGAAGGGTCTCTTGGTCCAGGGTCTTTTGATGATGACCAAGGAGAG AATGGAGCTCTTCTTTATTATGTTCTTTGCCTACCTGCGCAATctcaaggagaagaagctacAGAAGACTATTGACAGCGCCGCGTCTACGGCCAAGACAAGCCTTCCGGCAACACTGAAATAG
- the LCL3 gene encoding thermonuclease family protein (BUSCO:EOG092644K0;~COG:L;~EggNog:ENOG410PI41;~InterPro:IPR016071,IPR035437;~PFAM:PF00565;~TransMembrane:1 (o60-77i)), with protein sequence MRWPWSSDKSHPNPDNDQQQQEHYFPTLWSSSSSPSPSKPRDWNTSLNATDWAAFTETRTLVPTLILTGSILALVRIHRRYFRRFSDATKISPWFFRRRSIYGQVTSVGDGDNFRLYHTPGGKLTGWGWLPWKKVPTLKRELRDKTVHVRLAGIDAPELSHFGRPEQPFARDAHTWLTSYLLHRNVHAYVHRQDQYQRVVASVYVRRALDFPIPFRRRDVSYEMLKRGLATVYEAKFGAEFGGEAMENKYRKAEWWAKWKKKGLWVDFSADGKDWESPRDYKTRMGGAKVTHEKEKENGKGKANKGK encoded by the exons ATGCGATGGCCATGGTCCTCCGACAAATCGCACCCGAACCCGGACAAcgatcaacaacaacaggaACACTACTTCCCCACGCTCtggtcgtcctcgtcctcaccATCCCCTTCGAAACCCCGAGACTGGAATACCTCACTCAACGCGACCGACTGGGCCGCATTCACAGAAACCAGAACCCTCGTCCCAACGCTCATCCTAACAGGATCGATCCTCGCTCTCGTGCGCATTCACCGCCGCTACTTTCGCCGCTTCTCGGATGCTACTAAGATCTCGCCGTGGTTTTTTAGGAGGAGGAGTATTTATGGGCAGGTGACGAGTGTCGGCGATGGGGATAATTTCAGGTTATATCATACGCCTGGGGGGAAGTTGACAGGGTGGGGGTGGTTGCCATGGAAGAAGGTCCCGACCCTGAAGAGGGAGCTGAGGGATAAGACG GTGCACGTCCGTCTAGCCGGCATTGACGCCCCCGAACTCTCCCACTTCGGCCGCCCTGAACAACCCTTTGCCCGCGATGCACATACCTGGTTAACATCCTACCTCCTTCACCGTAATGTCCATGCCTACGTCCATCGCCAAGATCAATACCAGCGCGTCGTCGCAAGTGTCTACGTGCGCCGCGCGCTAGACTTCCCCATCCCGTTCCGCAGACGGGACGTCTCGTATGAGATGCTGAAGCGCGGACTAGCGACTGTGTACGAGGCGAAGTTCGGGGCAGAGTTTGGTGGCGAGGCTATGGAAAATAAGTACCGGAAAGCAGAGTGGTGGGCgaaatggaagaagaaggggcTGTGGGTGGATTTCAGCGCGGATGGGAAGGATTGGGAGAGTCCGAGGGATTATAAGACGAGGATGGGGGGTGCTAAGGTGACAcatgagaaagagaaagagaatggGAAGGGGAAAGCAAACAAAGGGAAGTAG
- a CDS encoding adenylate kinase ADK2 (COG:F;~EggNog:ENOG410PM98;~InterPro:IPR000850,IPR006259,IPR027417,IPR028586, IPR033690,IPR007862;~PFAM:PF05191,PF00406,PF13207;~go_component: GO:0005739 - mitochondrion [Evidence IEA];~go_function: GO:0004017 - adenylate kinase activity [Evidence IEA];~go_function: GO:0005524 - ATP binding [Evidence IEA];~go_function: GO:0016776 - phosphotransferase activity, phosphate group as acceptor [Evidence IEA];~go_function: GO:0019205 - nucleobase-containing compound kinase activity [Evidence IEA];~go_process: GO:0006139 - nucleobase-containing compound metabolic process [Evidence IEA]), with the protein MTSATKQLTKAARIILVGAPGVGKGTQTERLLSRFPQLASISSGDILRDNVRRKTPLGLKAEAVMQSGNLVPDSMMLDLISSEFKSKGWLPNNTLSSQPTSISPNASFILDGFPRTVAQAGSLDKIVPVNFVVHLLTPPSVILSRIASRWVHEPSGRVYNTGFNAPKVPGKDDVTGEPLTQRQDDSIDTWKQRLQKFEETSKDLLEHYDRQGCLWRVEGNSSDEISPKLFAEVERKFC; encoded by the exons ATGACATCCGCGACAAAGCAGCTCACCAAGGCTGCCcgcatcatcctcgtcggcgcccccggcgtggggaaAGGAACACAAACCGAAAGACTCCTTTCACGATTCCCCCAATTAGCATCGATAAGCTCAGGCGACATCTTACGGGACAATGTGCGCAGGAAAACGCCATTGG GCCTCAAAGCGGAGGCCGTCATGCAATCCGGCAACCTCGTCCCCGACTCAATGATGCTCGACCTGATCTCCTCCGAATTCAAGTCCAAGGGCTGGCTCCCAAACAACACTCTCTCGTCGCAACCCACCTCCATCTCCCCCAATGCCTCCTTCATACTCGATGGCTTCCCGCGGACCGTCGCGCAGGCCGGTAGCTTGGACAAGATCGTCCCCGTGAACTTCGTTGTGCACCTCCTCACACCGCCGTCTGTGATCCTCTCCCGAATAGCGTCGCGCTGGGTCCACGAGCCCTCAGGGAGGGTATACAATACTGGTTTCAACGCTCCCAAGGTTCCCGGGAAGGATGATGTGACGGGGGAACCATTGACGCAGAGACAGGATGACTCGATTGACACGTGGAAGCAGCGGTTGCAGAAGTTTGAGGAGACTAGCAAGGATTTGCTGGAGCATTACGACCGACAGGGGTGTTTATGGCGGGTTGAGGGGAATAGCAGTGATGAGATTTCGCCGAAGCTTTTTGCGGAGGTTGAGCGGAAGTTCTGCTAG